In a single window of the Myxococcales bacterium genome:
- the queD gene encoding 6-carboxytetrahydropterin synthase QueD, which translates to MRTRLALDYHFEAAHFLPQVADGHKCKRMHGHSYTVVITVEGDVDPVMGWVIDFGDIDVVVGPIIAGLDHRLLNELDGLANPTSERLAAWLWTRIKPALPILAELSVSEPPASRCVVRG; encoded by the coding sequence ATGCGCACCCGACTCGCGCTCGACTATCACTTCGAGGCCGCCCACTTCCTGCCCCAGGTGGCCGACGGCCACAAGTGCAAGCGGATGCACGGGCACAGCTACACCGTCGTGATCACGGTCGAGGGCGACGTCGATCCGGTCATGGGCTGGGTCATCGACTTCGGCGACATCGACGTGGTCGTCGGGCCGATCATCGCCGGCCTCGATCACCGGCTGCTCAACGAGCTCGACGGCCTGGCCAACCCGACCAGCGAGCGGCTGGCCGCGTGGCTGTGGACGCGGATCAAGCCGGCGCTGCCGATCCTGGCAGAGCTGTCGGTGTCCGAGCCCCCGGCGTCGCGGTGCGTGGTGCGCGGGTGA
- a CDS encoding DUF3037 domain-containing protein, whose protein sequence is MPSDDRASSPFDYAVIRVVPRIERDEFTNVGVIVFARTRGFLGCLVDADAAVAARVHALAPAADLAAPLAQLRAIAAVCRGDPDAGPVAALPAPERFQWLVAPRSTGVQCSVIHAGTCTDPAATLARLFTTLVAR, encoded by the coding sequence GTGCCCAGTGACGACCGGGCCTCGAGCCCGTTCGACTACGCCGTGATCCGGGTGGTCCCGCGGATCGAGCGCGACGAGTTCACCAACGTCGGCGTGATCGTGTTCGCGCGCACCCGCGGCTTCCTCGGCTGCCTCGTCGACGCCGACGCCGCGGTGGCCGCCCGGGTCCACGCGCTCGCGCCCGCCGCCGACCTCGCCGCCCCGCTGGCGCAACTCAGGGCCATCGCGGCGGTCTGCCGCGGTGACCCCGACGCCGGCCCCGTCGCCGCTTTGCCGGCCCCCGAGCGCTTCCAGTGGCTGGTCGCGCCCCGCAGCACCGGGGTGCAGTGCAGCGTGATCCACGCCGGCACCTGCACCGACCCTGCCGCGACCCTGGCCCGGCTGTTCACGACGCTGGTCGCGCGGTAG
- a CDS encoding MFS transporter produces the protein MATRFAAWRALDPRIGRLAAARAVNTLGLSLVMSFLGIYIIDERGYAATLYGAIALVANLGQSASNAWAGQLSDRIGRRPLIVGSLLARALVIAILGAQILVDASLPWIAVTFVVSSTLRGSFEPVAYALCTDLAPPHQRTDAFGLQRMGTNLGWALGPALGGLLSWVVPYGAVFFLAAAGMIAAAWMCRGIAVAAPTTGVPARARLWASLAAAAAHRPMRLLLIATVVFALAQTQMFTLFTVYLADELDLSKFDIGLVYMINGALVLLLQWHALGMIHRLGVRRVLPLSALGFAAGYLLVGLATGLATAMAAIALITAAEVLFTPAHQTAAAESSDPARMGTSFGLVSWAQTIGIAFAPLCGGALYDHIGHHHLALWACVSGAFLVLSGLLVAYGRAAPRAT, from the coding sequence ATGGCGACCCGGTTCGCGGCCTGGCGCGCGCTCGATCCTCGGATCGGGCGGCTGGCGGCCGCGCGCGCGGTCAACACGCTGGGGCTGTCGCTGGTGATGTCGTTCCTCGGCATCTACATCATCGACGAGCGCGGCTACGCCGCCACGCTCTACGGCGCGATCGCCCTGGTCGCCAACCTCGGCCAGTCGGCGAGCAACGCCTGGGCCGGGCAGCTGTCCGATCGGATCGGCCGCCGGCCGCTGATCGTCGGCTCGCTGCTCGCCCGGGCGCTGGTGATCGCGATCCTCGGCGCGCAGATCCTCGTCGACGCGTCGCTGCCGTGGATCGCCGTGACCTTCGTCGTCAGCTCGACCCTGCGCGGCAGCTTCGAGCCGGTCGCGTACGCGCTGTGCACCGACCTGGCGCCGCCGCACCAGCGGACCGACGCGTTCGGGCTGCAGCGCATGGGCACCAACCTGGGCTGGGCGCTGGGCCCGGCGCTGGGTGGCCTCTTGTCGTGGGTCGTGCCCTACGGCGCGGTGTTCTTCCTGGCCGCGGCCGGCATGATCGCGGCGGCGTGGATGTGTCGCGGCATCGCGGTGGCCGCGCCGACGACCGGCGTGCCGGCCCGGGCCCGGCTGTGGGCGTCGCTGGCCGCGGCCGCCGCCCACCGGCCGATGCGCCTGCTGCTGATCGCGACGGTCGTGTTCGCGCTGGCCCAGACCCAGATGTTCACGCTGTTCACCGTCTACCTGGCCGACGAGCTCGACCTGTCGAAGTTCGACATCGGGCTGGTCTACATGATCAACGGCGCGCTGGTGCTGCTGCTGCAGTGGCACGCGCTCGGGATGATCCATCGGCTCGGCGTGCGCCGGGTGCTGCCGCTGTCGGCGCTCGGCTTCGCGGCCGGCTACCTCCTGGTCGGGCTCGCCACCGGGCTGGCCACGGCCATGGCGGCGATCGCGCTGATCACCGCCGCCGAGGTGTTGTTCACCCCGGCCCACCAGACCGCGGCCGCCGAGAGCAGCGACCCGGCGCGCATGGGCACGTCGTTCGGCCTGGTGTCGTGGGCCCAGACCATCGGCATCGCGTTCGCCCCGCTCTGCGGCGGCGCGCTCTACGATCACATCGGCCACCATCACCTCGCCCTGTGGGCCTGCGTCAGCGGCGCGTTCCTGGTCCTGTCCGGCCTGCTGGTCGCGTACGGCCGCGCCGCCCCCCGGGCGACGTAG
- a CDS encoding aminotransferase class I and II: MPPPPLPHITATRFVQALREGGSLPGLIEADDGRLWVVKFRGAGQGVGALVAEVIAGRLAAALALPMPDLAVLTIPPKFGVTDGDPEVNDLLTASVGTNLAMAFLPAAVGYDPAAKRTVDAALAARVVAFDVLISNIDRTYRNPNLLWSGDRLWLIDHGAALYWQHSWDGSTTNATARLPRLTEHVLAPLADDVIAAATAIAAALDDAVLADALAAVPDAWLGDDGDLAAARRAAFVARLAARRPALPALVAEVARAQ; this comes from the coding sequence GTGCCCCCTCCGCCGCTGCCGCACATCACCGCCACTCGCTTCGTCCAGGCGCTGCGCGAGGGCGGCTCGCTGCCCGGGCTGATCGAGGCCGACGACGGCCGCCTGTGGGTGGTGAAGTTCCGCGGCGCCGGCCAGGGCGTCGGCGCGCTGGTGGCCGAGGTCATCGCCGGCCGGCTCGCCGCGGCGCTGGCGCTGCCGATGCCCGACCTCGCCGTGCTGACGATCCCGCCGAAGTTCGGCGTCACCGACGGCGATCCCGAGGTCAACGATCTGCTGACCGCGAGCGTGGGCACCAACCTGGCGATGGCGTTCCTGCCGGCCGCGGTCGGCTACGATCCGGCGGCGAAGCGCACCGTCGACGCGGCGCTGGCGGCGCGGGTCGTCGCGTTCGACGTGCTCATCTCCAACATCGATCGCACCTACCGCAACCCCAACCTCCTGTGGTCGGGCGATCGGCTGTGGCTCATCGATCACGGCGCCGCGCTCTACTGGCAGCACAGCTGGGACGGCTCCACCACCAACGCCACCGCGCGGCTGCCGCGGCTGACCGAGCACGTGCTCGCGCCGCTGGCCGACGACGTGATCGCGGCCGCGACCGCGATCGCGGCCGCGCTCGACGACGCGGTCCTGGCCGACGCGCTGGCCGCCGTGCCCGACGCGTGGCTCGGCGACGACGGCGACCTGGCCGCGGCACGCCGCGCCGCCTTCGTCGCGCGCCTGGCGGCCCGCCGGCCGGCCCTGCCCGCGCTGGTCGCCGAGGTCGCGCGTGCCCAGTGA
- a CDS encoding endonuclease/exonuclease/phosphatase family protein: MTATTLRLVTLNLWGTEPPLDRRLALAARQLAALDADVIALQEVKPHGDATTAHALAAARGDHVLYLPAVRWADGAFGPGTRGGEEGLAIVSRWPMLARRALRLPYARPTEARILLSAQLATPAGSIWVHTTHLHYRLDDGAARAAQVLAIDDAIRACGRGNADAPQLLCGDLNATPDSDEVRFLRGLHTLAGRRTHFQDAWLRRHDEPGRGAGPTEGVTWSSDNEHTRPLRSLDLDRRIDYVFVTTRKKDGRGTVHDCRVVLTERDGVGADAACASDHYGVCADVQISPG; the protein is encoded by the coding sequence ATGACGGCGACCACGCTGCGGCTGGTGACGCTGAACCTGTGGGGCACCGAGCCGCCGCTGGATCGGCGGCTCGCGCTGGCCGCGCGCCAGCTGGCCGCGCTCGACGCCGACGTGATCGCGCTGCAGGAGGTGAAGCCCCACGGCGACGCCACCACCGCGCACGCGCTGGCCGCGGCCCGTGGCGATCACGTGCTGTACCTGCCAGCGGTGCGGTGGGCCGACGGCGCGTTCGGGCCCGGCACCCGCGGCGGCGAGGAGGGCCTGGCGATCGTGAGCCGCTGGCCGATGCTGGCGCGGCGGGCGCTGCGGCTGCCGTACGCGCGCCCGACCGAGGCGCGGATCCTGCTGTCGGCGCAGCTGGCCACGCCGGCCGGGTCGATCTGGGTCCACACCACGCACCTGCACTACCGGCTCGACGACGGCGCCGCCCGCGCAGCGCAGGTGCTGGCGATCGACGACGCGATCCGCGCGTGCGGCCGCGGCAACGCCGACGCGCCGCAGCTGCTGTGCGGCGATCTGAACGCGACCCCCGACAGCGACGAGGTCCGGTTCCTGCGCGGGCTCCACACCCTGGCCGGCCGGCGCACGCACTTCCAGGACGCGTGGCTGCGTCGCCACGACGAGCCCGGGCGCGGCGCCGGGCCGACCGAGGGCGTGACCTGGTCGTCGGACAACGAGCACACCCGACCGCTGCGCTCGCTCGATCTCGATCGCCGCATCGACTACGTGTTCGTGACCACGCGCAAGAAGGACGGCCGCGGCACGGTCCACGACTGCCGGGTCGTGCTGACCGAGCGCGACGGCGTCGGCGCCGACGCCGCGTGCGCGAGCGATCACTACGGCGTGTGCGCCGACGTCCAGATCTCGCCGGGCTGA